The region CACGGCGGCGCTCAGCCCACGAGTCGCCGGTATCGCGCCAGCGGTAGGAGGTGAGTAGTCGACACCTTGCACCGGCGAGCGGCGCGACCAGGTATGCCCCGTCGGCGCGATTTCTTATCGACCAGGCACGCATCCGCGTGCAATCGCGAAGAGAATCGAGTTGCCAAGTATGTCAAATCATTCCGTGAAGACTGACAGCACGATGGTGATGGAAGACGAGGCCGCCACCGAAACCAGCCCGAGTGCGGAGGTGGTCGTCAAGGGTCGCAACGTCGAAGTTCCCGATCATTTTCGAATCTATGTCGCTGAAAAGCTGTCCCGCCTGGAACGATTCGACCGCTCCATCTACCTCTTCGACGTCGAGCTCGACCACGAGAAGAACCGTCGGCAGCGCAAGAACTGCCAGCACGTCGAGATCACCGCGCGCGGCCGGGGACCCGTCGTCCGCGGCGAAGCGTGCGCCGACAGCTTCTACGCCGCCTTCGAGTCCGCCGCGAGCAAACTCGAAGCGCGCCTCCGAAAGAGCAAGGACCGCCGCAAGATCCACTACGGGGACAAGACCCCGGTGTCGCTGGCCGAGGCGTGCGCGCCTGAGCGTCTGGAAGCCGTATTCGCCGCGCCGTCGGGCGGCGAGGTGTCCGCCGACGGCCAGTCGGCCGACACGCTCGACCACGAACCCGGCCGCATCGTCCGCGTCAAGGAACACCCCGCCAACCCGATGACCGTCGACGACGCGCTCTACGAGATGGAGCTCGTTGGCCACGACTTCTTCCTGTTCCACGACAAGGAGACCGACAAGCCGTGCGTGGTGTATCGCCGCCACGCCTACGACTACGGCCTGATTCGGCTCGCCTGAGCCGTCCGATCCGGCGCGTACCAGCACCCAGCGGGTCGTCGGGCGCGCCGGATCCACATCCTCTCCGCGGCGCGCCTGATGCCCTCGACCAGGGATTTCGCTGCGTCACCTACGATGGTGTCCGTCTGTAGCGTGACGAAGTCCATCAAACGCAAAAGAGGAACAAAAGCGTGCTCTCGAAGTTGCTCCGTCTCGGCGAAGGCCGCATGGTCAAGCGCCTCAAGGGGGTGGCTGACTACGTCAACACCCTGTCCGACGACATGGAGAAGCTGTCCGACGCGGAACTGCGCGCCAAGACCGACGAGTTCCGGGAGCGTCTGAACAGCGGCAAAGAGGACCTCGACGACCTGATGCCCGAGGCGTTCGCGGTCGCCCGCGAGGCGGCCTGGCGGGTGCTCAACCAGAAGCACTTCGACGTCCAGGTGATGGGCGGTGCGGCGCTGCACTTCGGCAACGTCGCCGAGATGAAGACCGGTGAGGGCAAGACGCTCACCTGTGTGCTGCCGGCCTACCTCAACGCGCTGGCCGGCAAGGGCGTGCACGTCGTCACCGTCAACGACTACCTGGCCAAACGCGACGCGGAGTGGATGGGCCGCGTGCACCGGTTCCTGGGCCTCGACGTCGGCGTGATCCTGTCGCAGTTGACACCCGACGAGCGCCGTGTCGCGTACAACGCCGACATCACCTACGGCACCAACAACGAGTTCGGCTTCGACTACCTGCGCGACAACATGGCGATGCGGCTCGAGGACTGCGTGCAGCGAGGTCACAGCTTCGCCGTCGTCGACGAGGTCGACTCCATCCTCATCGACGAGGCCCGCACCCCGCTGATCATCTCCGGGCCCGCCGACGGCGGCTCCAACTGGTACACCGAGTTCGCCCGCCTGGCGCCGCTGATGGAGAAGGACGTCCACTACGAGGTCGACATCAAGAAGCGCGTCGTCGGCGTGCACGAGGTCGGCGTCGAGTTCGTCGAGGACCAGCTGGGTATCGACAACCTCTACGAGGCCGCCAATTCGCCGCTGATCAGCTACCTGAACAACGCGCTGAAGGCCAAGGAGCTCTTCGAGCGCGACAAGCACTACATCGTCCGCAACGGCGAGGTGCTCATCGTCGACGACTTCACCGGCCGCGTGCTCGTCGGCCGCCGCTACAACGAGGGTCTGCACCAGGCCATCGAGGCCAAGGAGCACGTCGAGATCAAGGCGGAGAACCAGACGGTCGCCACGATCACGTTGCAGAACTACTTCCGGCTCTACGACAAGCTCGCCGGCATGACCGGTACGGCCGAGACCGAGGCCGCCGAGCTGCACGAGATCTACAAGCTCGGCGTGGTGCCGATCCCCACGAACAAGCCGATGGTCCGCGCGGATCAATCCGATCTGATCTACAAGACCGAAGAGGCCAAGTTCATCGCGGTCGTCGACGACGTCACCGAGCGCTATGAGAAGGGCCAGCCGGTCCTGATCGGCACCACGAGCGTGGAGCGCTCGGAGTTCCTGTCGCGCCAGTTCCAGAAGCGCCGCATCCCGCACAACGTGCTCAACGCGAAGTACCACGAGCAG is a window of Mycolicibacterium chubuense NBB4 DNA encoding:
- the hpf gene encoding ribosome hibernation-promoting factor, HPF/YfiA family, with translation MSNHSVKTDSTMVMEDEAATETSPSAEVVVKGRNVEVPDHFRIYVAEKLSRLERFDRSIYLFDVELDHEKNRRQRKNCQHVEITARGRGPVVRGEACADSFYAAFESAASKLEARLRKSKDRRKIHYGDKTPVSLAEACAPERLEAVFAAPSGGEVSADGQSADTLDHEPGRIVRVKEHPANPMTVDDALYEMELVGHDFFLFHDKETDKPCVVYRRHAYDYGLIRLA